In the Ictidomys tridecemlineatus isolate mIctTri1 chromosome 10, mIctTri1.hap1, whole genome shotgun sequence genome, CCAGATTCCTCCAAGCTTCTCTGGAATCTCTTGGCATTGTGACACTTGTCTATCAAGCATCTATCCACTGAATTCtaattattgatttgcatatttatttcccCCTGTGGACTAAAAGCTCCTTGGTGGCAGAAGTCTTGCATTTTTGTGCACTGGAGTTTCTAGAGCATGGCAGGTACTCAGAAAAGATGTGCTATTGCATATATCCTTCCACCTTGTGTTAGctcaagatgtgtgtgtgtgtgtgtgtgtgtgtgtgtgtgtatgtgcatgtgcgcgtgcaagtgtgtgtgtgtttgcagtgctgggcaccaaacccagggcctcacatatgccagacgaaagtgctctactactgaactacatctccagccaagAATGTGCTGTTTTGAAATCTTGCTAGTTGCTGCTTTCCTCCGGGAGTTTGTGTGGTTAGGAGGCAAGCAGATGGGCTCTTGCCTGTTGAGAATAGCATCAAGTTCAAGGCTCTGGAGTTAGATCCAGGATCTGTGTCTGGCTCGTATCAGCTTTGTGAAAAGTGACTGACCTCTATAAATCTCATATTTCAAACCTAAAAATATGGGTTACAATAGCATTTAGATCAATTCTCCAGCAGGTTTAGGGAAGCACAGCTCTGAGCATGGACCACACATAGAAGATATCGAAGGTTCAGCAAGAAATTAGCTGAACCTGGGCATGTTGTCgaatgactgtaatcccagctactctggaggctgaggcaggaggattgcaagtttgaggccagcttgggcaacttagtgagatcctgtctcaaaataaaataaaagggctgagaaagtagctcagtggtagagagcttgcctagcatatgcgaggccctgggttcaatccctagcactgcaagaacaaaatagaacaaaaaccTTAGCTGTATGCTAGGACTTAGTAAATGTTCAATAATCGCAGTCTTGTCGTtcattgtgtgtttgttttggatAGTGCTGGGCGTCAGGATGGAATTTGGGGCCTCCTGCTTGCTAGGCGAgccctttcccactgagctatatccccaggcctattGCTCAGTTTGAAATTAGGAGCTGCCTTAGAATTCACTCCAGTTATTCTCCTGCCCCCTGAGGGCCCTAGAGTCTGATCTGCTATGGTCCAGGGGCCTGAGACGGTGTGTCCTggaggatgatatgctgagggcAGCAAGGACTCCTCTGTGTCCAGCAGAGGGCCCTGGCCAGCCTCTGGCCagcagggtgggagggagggctggCCATGCCAGACGCCTGACTGGGGGCGGACCCAGCCGGCCAGCTGCCTCTCTTGATTCTGCCCGGCACTTGGGTCTCCTGCCCTCACCTGCTCTCCCCAGGGCAGCTGTGTCCTGCTTGTCCGGCCATGCGGTGGCTGTGTCCCCTGGCTGTGTCTCTTGCTGTGGTGCTGGCTGCAGGGCTAAACAGGGTCTCTGGGGGTGCCCCCTCACCCTTGGGCAGGCACAAAGCTGAGGCCCAAGAGCAGCAGAGCCGATCCAAGAGAGGCGCTGAGGATGAGGAGGCCAAAGAGGTGCAGCATTATGTGCCTGAGGAGTGGGCTGAGTACCCCAGGCCTATCCACCCTGCTGGCCTGCAGCCCACCAAATTGTTGGAGGccaccagccccagcctggaCAAGGATGGGGGCATCCTGAGCAGCGGGCAGGAGCTGAGGGGCAATCTGACGGGGGTGCCGGGTCAGAGGCTGCAGATCCAGAACCCCCTGTATCCGGTGACCGAGAGCTCCTACAGCGCCTATGCCATCATGCTCCTGGCACTGGTCGTGTTTGCTGTGGGCATAGTGGGCAACCTGTCCGTCATGTGCATCGTGTGGCACAGCTACTACCTGAAGAGTGCCTGGAACTCCATCCTTGCCAGCCTGGCCCTCTGGGATTTCCTGGTTCTCTTTTTCTGCCTCCCGGTTGTCATCTTCAACGAGATCACCAAGCAGAGACTGCTGGGTGACGTTTCTTGCCGGGCTGTGCCTTTCATGGAGGTGAGTGTGTTCGCTTCCAGAGCTCGGCTACGGGGCTGCAATTCCTTGAAGCAGCTCAAAGTCTCCTTTAGACCCTGGGAAGTGGGTGCATAGAACCCCAGATCCCTGCGGCTCTGCCTTCACTCCCTTCTCCCCGGTGCTGGGGAAGGAGGTGACCTTGGTGTTGGTGTCCGGTAGCTGTCAGGAGAGCAAGGTGGGCCAGGGGATGTGGCGgtgtgcaggaccctgggttccatccccagcctggCCTCCCGCCTTGGAGCAAACTCAGGGCAGGTCTCTCCCTGGTTCTCTGGATCAGAGCTGCTGCCTCCTCTGTCTCTACCCTCCCCCATTGTTCTATCCAAGAAATCCTTCTGTCCTTTGTTGTGTCTCCTTCTTTCCCTATGTACCCATGGCGCTGCCCTGCACCCACGGCTTCCCATCTTAACTCCTCGCTATCCTGCCTCTTGGGCATTCCTGCTCCCTGCAAGTGCAAATGCTGGGAGGACAGACTTCCATTCCCCTCCGGACCGTGGTTATTGGTGTCATTGCTACCATCTCCATCAGTCACCCTCTAAATCCTCTCTGAAAGAGAAGACCCACTTCTGGGCCCTGGAGCCAACAGGGGCTCTGGTCTCCACTCTGCCCCTGACATACTGGGTGTCTCTGGGCAGCTCACACCtccttttcatttccttatctCCCACCCTAGTAGGATGGGTAGACCAGATGGCCCTTCTAGCTGGCTTGTTCTACAAGTCTAAAGTAAGTCACTATGCCCTCACTTCTGGAAACTTTTTTGTTAAGATAAACACATGATTTTAAAGGTTGCTTGGCTCACCCAGAGACAATTTAATCACTGCCTAAGTGTACCCACATATGTGGATCAGGAAGGCTGCTGTctataagagaaccagaataagCAAGTGGCACGCACGCgcgcgtgtgtgtatgtgtgtgtgtgtgtgtgtgtgtgttactggggattgagccagggcctcatacatgctaggtgagtgctcaatcactgagtcacctccccagccttttaaattttaaagtgacCTTTTAAATTTTGGTTACATGTGATGTAATAATGAAGACTCTAGTGGCTGTGACCTCCCCGTGAAGGCTGATTTTACTCCATGGATGATGCTCTGTGACCCAGGTGACCTTCCTGTCTGGTTGTGAAGGAATCAAatatcatttctctctctctctctttcagtacAGGGGTTGAACCCCaggtcttgtgcatgcgaggcaagcgctctacccctgagctacatcctcagccttttaaaattttatctaactttatttttttacttgaagaATACAGAAGTAGTTTGATTTCTTTCACTGAATAATGCAAAACACAAATTCTGACTTcgtatatattcatatgtaactTTTTCTCTGACATTCAAAACTCAGTAGATTGGTGAATCCAGAGGAACTTCTGTCACCATCATATGAAGCATACTCTATTagttttttccaaaattaatcccaaaccatttcttcttttatactcTAAAACATCTTAATTATGTGGTTGGATGAGCTAGAACCACAGGAAGCCAGTGGTGCTCAAGGTCGACCCAACTTTCCAGCCAGTCGGCTTTGTCACATGGTGAGTTCCCCAAGTAGAATTCCGACCGTGCTGAGGGGCCCCCCCTCAGGAGGCTGGTGGGTGCCAGCAGCCACAGGAAGGGTGTAGCAGCACAGATGGTGCCATGTCGTcatacttgattttattttgagttagggactcactatgttgcctatttgcccttgaacttggcctccttcctcagtctcctgatagtagctgagattacagatgtgcaccactgtgcctggtcagGATCAGCATTAGACGCAGGTCCTGGTCCCAGCTCTCTACCCAGTTGGCTGTGTTGGATGATTTCATGGTTGGACGGACTCTCTGAAGCTGGTCTTAAAAATCAGGATTGGGTCCCTGTTCCCCTAGTATTGAAGATCAAACACCCAAGAAACATTGAGGCAAGagcaaaaagttttattaaaggatagcatGGAGAGACTCCTCCGGAGAGGAGGGGGTCCAGAGCTAGTGCCCCTGCACAGACTCTCTACGATCAGCAGTTAGAACtgtcctttcctctcctcctaaAGCCAGGAGTCCAACCAATGCTGGCCCAAAGGTACCCAACCTGATAGGAGACCCTACAACACAGGATAACTTCGTCCTCATCTGGTGTTCACGGCCAGGGTGAGCTGTGAGTAGTCAGACACAGGACTTCAGAACTGGACAGTCTAGATAAAAAACTGGGCTTTTGCCAATTGCTAGCTGATTGAGCCTGGTAAGTTACTCACCTGCctaaatctcagtttcctcatctgtaagttgGGAACCATAGTAACAGCAATAACTATTTGAATTATTGGTCTTTTTTCCCTTCTACTGTTGGCCCgggaagcactcaaccactgagccacacgaCTCAGCCCCTCTTTTTGGAGGTTTAAATGGGTAATATGCACAAAGTGCTTAGAAttaaaatcaatcaacatataTGGTGGCTTTTATTGGGGGATGATATAAGGGGAAAAAGGGCAAAGGCTGACTTTATGAACTTTCTTGCTTATGGTTGGAGGTAAATGGATACCCGGCCTTGCCTGACTGTGGTCCACAATGCCTAACATGTAGACTCTGACCCCAGGAAAGAGATGGTCCATGAGCTGATGGAGCCTAGGCTGGGAGATGGGATGGGCTTGGGGGCACAAAACAAACTTGCCCAGAACTCTCTAGTTGGGAGGATGTCAGGATGGTCCCTTGCAGGGAGCTGGGGAAGGCAGCTTGggatattttttgagacatggggaaagaaggagagagcttGGTGTTGTTGCCAGAGGCTGGAGGCGGAAGGCAGCTCCTCTGCAGTCCTGGGCTTCCCTGCcaagagagggggctggggttctTACAGAGGCCACTCAGCAGTGTGAATAAGCCTGGGATTGTGCTCCCCCAGCCAGAGAGGGAAGAATTTGGGTGTAGGGGGCGGGTGGTCAGAGCCCAGAGTGTGGTGGAACATCACTGGATAGCTCGGGAGGgttctcttcttcttttatgCTCTTTGGCACTGTCTTCCCGGCGGCTGGGgcttcttcctcttggctcaCAGGGTGATCTTCCTGTGTGTTCGATGAATAGCACGCAGGGGTGGTGGGCCCAGGCTGCTTGACAGGGGCTGGTCCCCACacagtgaggccctgggcttttcAGGACaagtggagaggaagggagggagggagggagagagagagagagacagagacagagagcaagCGAGCATGAATGAGTGTATAAGCCATGTTTCCCAAGAACTGCTCCCAATGAATGCACGGAAGCTGGTACAGGAAGTGGAAAGAGCTTCAAAGAGCCAGAACTTCCATGTCTTCGTCCTGGGTCTTCCTTAGTGATGGTTCTCAAATGATTCTCAAGCACTGGGGTCTGGAGGAGACAGGATGAACATCCCCTAGCTCAAGGAGAGTCTTTGGGCacctccttttccatttctttatctcCTACCCTAGCAGGATGGGTAGACCAGATGGCAGGTGTGGGGTAAACTTCAGCTCTgtcatttaagatttttttctgcctgaccctcagtttcttcttctgtgagatGGTTGATGGAGGGTTTGACAATGTATGGAAGAGGACTGATGGTTAGACAATTCTCACCAAATGGTAGCTGTCATCATTACTATTATTTCCATACCATATAGGAAGTAATTCATGCTCTGTTTGGCCAGAAACCAGAGTTTCTTTCCTGTCCCACAGGTTCTGATCATGTGCCTCTGTCTCCCTCCACACCCTGGCCCACAGGTTTCCTCTCTGGGAGTCACGACCTTTAGCCTCTGTGCCCTGGGCATTGACCGCTTCCATGTGGCCACCAGCACCCTGCCCAAGGTGAGGCCCATTGAGCGGTGCCAGTCAATCCTGGCCAAGCTGGCTGTCATCTGGGTAGGCTCCATGACTCTGGCAGTGCCCGAGCTCCTGCTGTGGCAGCTGGTACAAGAGCCAGCCCCCACCACGGGCACTGTGGACTCGTGCATCATGAAACCCTCAGCCAGCCTGCCCGAGTCCCTTTACTCCCTAGTGATGACCTATCAGAATGCCCGCATGTGGTGGTACTTTGGCTGCTACTTCTGTCTGCCCATCCTCTTCACGGTCACCTGCCAGTTGGTGACGTGGCGGGTGCGGGGCCCACCGGGTAGGAAGCCGGAGTGCCGGGCTGGTAAACACGAGCAGTGTGAGAGCCAGCTCAACAGCACCGTGGTGGGCCTGACCGTGGTCTACGCCTTCTGCACCCTCCCGGAGAACGTCTGCAACATCGTGGTGGCCTATCTGTCCACCGAGCTCACCCGCCAGACCCTGGACCTTCTGGGCCTCATCAACCAGTTCTCCACCTTCTTCAAAGGCGCCATCACCCCGGTGCTCCTCCTGTGCATCTGCCGGCCGCTGGGCCAGGCCTTCCTGgactgttgctgctgctgctgctgcgagGAGTGCGGGGCCTCGGAGGCCTCGACCGCGGGGGGCTCGGACAGCAAGCTCAAGACCGAGGTGTCCTCCTCCATCTACTTCCACAAGCCCAAGGAGTCCCCCCCACTCCTGCCCCTGGGCACGCCTTGCTGAGGCCAGGCCCCGGTGGGGATGGGGGCACAGGAGGAGGGGTGGAGCAGGCAGGGAGGGGCACCAGCCCAGCCGGAGCCGAGCCTGCTGTTTCTTTCCCCGTAGGTCTTGCTTCTCTGCCCATCTTGCTGTCTAGACATGGACCTGGCTCCTCTTGACAAGGCTGGGGGTGTCAAACCTCTTTTCCCCAAGCAGGGCCTTCCGTGTGGCTCTGAGGGGCCTCCTAGCCCTGTCCCTTCCACGGGTGGGCGGTGATGCTCCTAGGTCCTTAGAGCTGCCCCCAATCGTTGTCCCACCACCTGGGAGCCTGGACTTGGCCTTCCCTACCTTGGTTGCAGCCTGTTTCCTTTCTCTGCCTTGGAACCTGACTCTATGGTAGTTGAGTCCTCCCCAAGCATCATCTCCTCATCCCCCAACCCAGGGACCCGTCCTGGAATGGGGGGCTCCGCCTGACCAGCCTCAGGACCCTTTTCTCTGGACTGAATCGGTCCCTGCCCTGGACACCTCCTCCCTTCTTTCAGAagatttctctctcctccctcgtCCTTTCTCTGAGGTTCCCCGGGTGGCCCTCCTCGACCCTCTCTCCTTAGGTGCTGTCCTATAGAAGGCCCTTCTTGACAATAAACCAGGTAGAACTCACCCCTGTGCCCCCTGAACTTTTTGTGCCACGTCCTGGCAGTGTCCCAGTGCATCTGGCCCTTCCCCAGGCCTGGGCAGTGTCCTGGGGGCGTTCCTCCTGACCGCCTTTTGCCCTGGCCTATGGCTGCTGCCTGGTCCTGGGGCTCTGAGAGCATCTGACTTTTGAGAAACAAGGATGGAGGTCTTGGAGAGGAGGAGAACTGAGCCTTCATCCTGGCCTGGACCCAGAGTCCCTGGGAAGTCAAAAGGCTGCCAACTTATCTCCTctggagccccccccccccgtttcccTCTCTTCACAAAGCCCCCATTCGAGGGAATCCATGGCCTCCTCTCTCTTCGTTGCGGGGCTTCCCAGCCTCTCTGGCTCTGAGAGCGGCTCTTGTTCGATTTCTTAGAACGGACTGTTTTGCCCGTAGACGGCCCAGCTGCCTGTCCcctgcctgcccccaccccacccccactgcacCCTTCCTGCCAGGGCTGCATGCTATGTCCCCAACAGACCCTGCAGCTCCTCCTGTTGGTCCCCGTCCCTGAGGTTAGCTTCCCGCAGCTCGGCCTCTGGCCCTTCCGGAGGGTCCTGAGCCTTGCTGCTCCTGAGGAGCTGGCAGGCCATCAACCAGAAGTCATGCTCCGCCTCGGCCACCAACGCTCTCTGCCAGAGAGGCTCAGCTTCCTCCTCCCCTGCCTAAAGCTCAGCTCTGGGTCCCACCAGACAGTCCCGTCTGCCAGGCCACCTGGAACCCCCATCTGAATGGAAGTGTCCCCAGGGGCCCAGGATGTTAGAGGCCAGGGGCTTCTGGTGGCCCCGGCCCATTCTCCTCTCTCCAGCCACCCACACCCCTTGGCCTCAGCCTGCCCAGGGCCCGAGCCTCCCCCCACCTCTAGAGATCTTAACTGCCTTGTTCTTACTCCCTGGCACCCACCCCTGGGGCTGCTGATGCCGCCAGGAGAGCGAGGCTGTTGCTAGGCGATGGCACTGCCATGCGCACACCCTTTGTGCTGGGGATGACACCCACCCAGTTTTCAGCAGACCTGTTGCCACAGTGACGGGAACCCCCAGCTTCgtagaaactttagatagggggTGGGCAGGCCGGACTGGGGGCCAAAGGCGGGGGGTGCTGGAAGCTGCCAGGGGTGCTTCCTCCCCGTTCCCCCACAatcccttctccaccccagccccccactcctAACACCAATAGCTTCCTAAGGGAGGCAGGGGCGGGGGCGGGTGAACTGAGGTGAACTCCGGGACAGGGGCAGGGCTGAGGCTAGAAGGCTCGGGGTGGGGGGCACCTCAACATCCTGTTTGGGGGCACTTTTCCACAAAGggtccccttggcccctccctcctgctggcTGGCCTGCTCAGAGATGCAGGGGGTGAGGTGGTGGCTGGAAGCCCCTGCCACTGCCGCTGCCTCCGCGGCCTGCCAACATGAATGGCTTGCAGAATTAGTCAGCAGGCTGGCCTGCCTTGGGAAAGGGCCACTGTCCCTCCAGCCTGGGCCAGCTAGGGAACAATGTGGGGTTTGTTGCTTAGGGGTCCCAGGCTTGCAGTGGGGGAAGGCACTGGGGTGGGCGGAAGACTTGAGCTGGGGTCCTCAGAGGAGGTGTGACACTTATGTCCAAGGGCAGCCCTCAAGCCCTGCAGTCAGGGGGAATCCTCTGAGCCTCCCCTCTGTCCAGGGACCCCCTCATTCCATCTCAGCTGCAGCATTTACCCTGGGGCCTGAATGCAGCCACTTAGCCTGTCTCTGCTTCCTTAACTGGGAGACAGAAGCAATCCCTCCTTCACAGAGGACTGTGGTCATTAAATGAGACAAGATATGTCAAGCATCTGGCCTCGTGCCTgctgccttctctttctttctagaaGGTTGGGGTCTTCTTAAACGATTCCTAATCACGGTGTGTTTAAATTCATCTGCTTTTGGCATCAAAGTCCCAAATATGATAATTTACATATACCACATCCCTAGTCTGTTCCCTGTTCAACTTAAACAAGTTCTTAAGTCTTGTTGGGCACCTGCTCCATGCAGGCACTGGGCTGGGGTGACGCCTGCTGACTTACTGGTAACCAGTTTCTCCTATCTCCAACTTTAACCCTGGTTGAAGGAGGACAGGATCTGAGGCAGCTCAGCCCCGAAATCCCTAGATGAATGAAGCTGTtgctccatccccaggctctgggCCGCAGGCAAACCTTCGTAGTCTTGAGGATAGGGCCAGAACCCGAGCCCACCCTCAACCTCCTTAACCGGATGGGCACATCTCCTTAGGGGTTGGAGGTCACCCGAGAATCACTTAGCTCTAGTTCTCAAATCCCATGTACAGTCCTTCCTCAAATTCTCCTGGCAATGGGGGCTTGCCGCTGTAGGCAGGAAAGGCATCCGATGGCTCTGGGGTGAGCAGTGCCTTCAGGAAGCGTCCCTGGGcacagaggaaggggctgggagaGCTCAGGACTGGGGAGACCAAGAGCACAGGGCCCCGGGGACCCGTTTGCAGAACTAAGAGTGACTGTGGCTGCTTCTTCCTGCAGTAGTAGGAAGGGACAGGATGTTCTGCAGAGGCCTGCTCCATTTCCCAGGGTGAAGGAGAGGCAGGGGGAGGCGGAGCCGGGAGGCAGGGCTTATTGAAAACTGGGTCAAGATGGCTTCGGATTTGAGTGAGCAGAGCCTACCAGGCTCTGGGGTAGCAGCTGCGGGTACCACAGAGAGGTCTGGCTAGacaggaggggtgggaggaggactCAGATCGGCAGAGGAGTGAAGGTAGGGCCTCTCCCAGGAAACCAGGAGCATCGACACCAACCGAGAGGTGGAAAGGAGCAGAGCCACCAGGCTCTGGGGCCTGAATGCAGGCCTGGGCTACTCAGAGAAGACACTTAACTGGTCCCAGCTGCAGAgtggggctggggggtggggcagAGTACTGGTTCTGATCCAACCCTCACTGTGGATGAGGTCAGGGGCCTGGAAAAGAGAAGGGCTAAGGGCTGCGCTGGCTGTATGGACACAGCTCAGTTGGAGCACAGTCCAGCCTCCAGCCCTGTCCTCCGGCCACCCTGACCAGGCCCTGGGCAGCTCCTTCGACAGACCTCCTCAGCTTCGCTTGGCAGCTGACAGTCCAAGGCTGGGACCACATGAAGGTCTGAAAAGAGAACGGGAAGGAGGCAACGCTGGATCCTAGACACACGTGTGGGCGGCTGTCCTGTGAGGGACCATTGTTCCCGGCAGGAGCACGTGCCCACCGTGGGCGCGGCTGTTTACGCCCAGTGTGCGGGGTGGGCTGGTATCCCCGTGGGTCTGCCACCAGCAGAAAAATAACTGGCACCACGCACCCCCCAACACAAAATTGGtaatttattgttgttattattaggaggcaaaaaaaaatgtacagttaCAAGAATCATATTCCAAACAGAGGTTAAATATGAGTTGAAAAGtgtaaaaaaggaagaggaacatCACTTTACAAATcattaaattaaacaaataaacaaacaaaaaaaccaaacccaaagAACCAACCCCCCATGCTGAGTTCTCTCCTTGTGCAACTCTGCAAAATGAGAACAGAAAATGAGGTGGGCCGTGGAGGTGGGAGCCCTGGGtggggcaggagccagggacCAGGAACAGGTGGAGAGGGTGCTGGGGCAGCACGGACACCGTTTTCCTGCCCCTTAGGCCTGGTGGTCCTACCAAGGCTGGGGGCAGAGAGGTTCCCACCTGCCTGTGGCATTGCAGCCCTGTGGGGACAAGCCAGATTGGGAGGCAGATACACACAGGACCGGGATGCGTGGGGGGTGGCCACCAGTAACCTGGGCTGATACCTGACCCAGGTGCCAGGCTCTGCCTTTCTGGTCTGAACTTGCCCCAAGCCCACCCTgcatctctctccttctctccagaTGGCCCCTCCCAGATCCTAAATGGCCCCTGCAGCATCAAATGGTTGATTTTAGTCtttgcttaaattaaaaaattaaaatatatatacatatatatactgtACACACAGGACAACAACAGAGAGTGTTGAAAAGGGAAGTCGAGGCGTGGgctggagggagctggggctgtggggcCAGGCCGTGGGAGGGAAGCAGGGTTGGGTGAAGGgatgaagggagagaagggggagaggtTAGGGGCCCAGTTGGGGGgcaatttattttacaataaaaacagGAGTTCAAACCTCAGCAGAATGGGTCTCTGGGAGCCCCAGAGGGCCGTCCCCACACTGAGTGAGGAGGAGTGGGtttggggggatggggtgggCGGGGAGCTCGGCTTCAGGTTTAGATCACTGCCGTCCCTGGTCAGAGGGAGAAGGGCCGCGGTCTCAGCTTCTCCGTGACTTTGAGTGTTGAATAAGCCACTGTAGGGTGATGTCTGGGCAGGAGATGAGAGAAGTGTATAAggctttgctgaagctggctggGGAGTGACAGTGAGCCCAGGGTTCCCCAAACCACAGCCAGGGAGCACGTCGAAGGGCACCCAAAGCCCAGGTTGACAAAGCTCCAAATAGTCCCAAATGGAAGGAGACAGAGCCCCGCATGTAGAGTGGCCTGGAGTTGTCCGGTTCAACCCAGAACTCAAAGGTGCAGAAGGGGGCTAGTGGCCCAAGGTCAAACACCACTGAGGAAGAGCTGGTACACTCAGAGTGGGGCCTCCCGGCTGCCCATTGCACCGGAGGACCACAAAGCTTTGTGCTACAGCTGTGGACTGGGAACCTCTGAGAGCCCAATGCTAAGACATCCAGGAAAggtctcctctcccttccccactgCCACTCCCGGAGGTCAGTAGCTCCCCAAACTCACGCACCAATGTTGTCCTTCTCTTTGCAGGAGATGGAGTAGCAGCAAATCTCTCGGTCCTGGATGGCAGACAGATTCCTGGGGGGAGACCACAGTAGAGTCTGCTGAGGTTGGGACTGCTTGGGGACCTGGGACTAGGGAAAGACAGGGTCTTTTTCTGCCTAAACCTGCTACAATGAGGAGGGTGAGGCTCTTGGAaaagtgcattctgctgccaCCATGTGGTGAATTCTGAGAACTGCAACAAGCCCAGCCTCCAGGTCAGGTGGCTGGGGAATTTGGGGAGCTGAAGTACAAAGAATTATCAAACTCACATTTTTTCTATCAGTTCCTTCTCATCCAGTGCCCCTGGGAGATCTCGCTTGTTACCCAGGACTAAGACCTACAGTGGAGGAAGGATGAGGATTAAATATAGAGCAGCCCcgcccttccccacctcctctccccacccttgGGACGCAGGCTTTTCTCCCACCCCCAGTGACCTCCCAGCCAAGCTCCCTTGCTCCTTTCACTCAATTCCCTTGCTGACCGGGATGCCCTGCAACTGAGGTTTGTCCAGTAGGTTGTGGAGTTCATTTTTGGAGGCCTCGATCTTCTCCTGGTCTGCAGCATCCACCATATACCTGGGGAAAGGCAAGGCAGGACAGCGCGTGGACACCATGCACGGTGggcaggaaggaagagggaactGGTGCTGGGAGCAGGAAACTACTTGCTGAGGGGTGGTCCCTTCTGGAGCTGCGGGCGACCCTGGCCGGGCTCAAGGCTCTAGCTCAATGAATGCTTTCTCAATCTATGCAGGTAAAATACTGGTGACTCTGGGGCCACCTCTATCCTGGCATCTGTGGCAGCTGTCACTCATGTGGCACAGGCTTGGGCCCTGTAGGATCAGCTGTAAGTCCAGCCCAAAGTGACCCATTTAGGTTCTCATGAAAAGCCTATGTAAGTCAAGAGtggaaaaagcaaaggaaatccCAGGATATTTTCTTGCAGCaagatgcttaaaaaaaaaaaaaaatcaggttaaaAACCCATCTATTGTCTGTTCTATCAGGAAAACTAAACAACCACTGTCTAGGCATATATATGTcaagtaaaattatttctaaaaagtaAGGCAATGAAACACCCCCAATTCAAGACAGTGGTGAGCAAGGAGACAATGAGGAGCCCCCCGACAGTCCAGCTGGTTTGCTGGGGCCCTGGTTCTTAGACTGGGCAGCCATCCAGAGCATTTACCTAATAAGAAACAAGCAGGGTGCAAAACAGACAGGTTGTGCACAGGAAGTTGGCCCTGAACCCAGGACTAGGTCTGATTCGATTCTGTGCCTCTGAGGTCCCTGCAGGTAGTGTGTGTGGCGGGGAGTGGGGTGGGATGGAGGAGGACCAGGTAAGCGGAGGAGTCCTTCAGCCCCGCCGGCCCATACTTACACAATGGCACTCACTCCCCGGCAGTAGCGCTCCCACATGCTGCGGAAACGGGGCTGTCCCCCAATGTCCCAGAGCTAAGCAAGAAGAGGGTGAGATGGCCTCAGTAGCAAGTAGGTGACCAAAACCCATCTTGGCTCCTTAGCAGTTCCC is a window encoding:
- the Gpr37l1 gene encoding G-protein coupled receptor 37-like 1 isoform X2 — translated: MRWLCPLAVSLAVVLAAGLNRVSGGAPSPLGRHKAEAQEQQSRSKRGAEDEEAKEVQHYVPEEWAEYPRPIHPAGLQPTKLLEATSPSLDKDGGILSSGQELRGNLTGVPGQRLQIQNPLYPVTESSYSAYAIMLLALVVFAVGIVGNLSVMCIVWHSYYLKSAWNSILASLALWDFLVLFFCLPVVIFNEITKQRLLGDVSCRAVPFMEVSSLGVTTFSLCALGIDRFHVATSTLPKVRPIERCQSILAKLAVIWVGSMTLAVPELLLWQLVQEPAPTTGTVDSCIMKPSASLPESLYSLVMTYQNARMWWYFGCYFCLPILFTVTCQLVTWRVRGPPGRKPECRAGKHEQCESQLNSTVVGLTVVYAFCTLPENVCNIVVAYLSTELTRQTLDLLGLINQFSTFFKGAITPVLLLCICRPLGQAFLDCCCCCCCEECGASEASTAGGSDSKLKTEVSSSIYFHKPKESPPLLPLGTPC
- the Gpr37l1 gene encoding G-protein coupled receptor 37-like 1 isoform X1, producing the protein MRWLCPLAVSLAVVLAAGLNRVSGGAPSPLGRHKAEAQEQQSRSKRGAEDEEAKEVQHYVPEEWAEYPRPIHPAGLQPTKLLEATSPSLDKDGGILSSGQELRGNLTGVPGQRLQIQNPLYPVTESSYSAYAIMLLALVVFAVGIVGNLSVMCIVWHSYYLKSAWNSILASLALWDFLVLFFCLPVVIFNEITKQRLLGDVSCRAVPFMEVLIMCLCLPPHPGPQVSSLGVTTFSLCALGIDRFHVATSTLPKVRPIERCQSILAKLAVIWVGSMTLAVPELLLWQLVQEPAPTTGTVDSCIMKPSASLPESLYSLVMTYQNARMWWYFGCYFCLPILFTVTCQLVTWRVRGPPGRKPECRAGKHEQCESQLNSTVVGLTVVYAFCTLPENVCNIVVAYLSTELTRQTLDLLGLINQFSTFFKGAITPVLLLCICRPLGQAFLDCCCCCCCEECGASEASTAGGSDSKLKTEVSSSIYFHKPKESPPLLPLGTPC